From one Streptomyces sp. CA-210063 genomic stretch:
- a CDS encoding SCO5389 family protein — MSLDVSPQLLADAEKGEVREEEFVETVRTSLPYAYDLVASLVGELRAGTAEFADNQTPPPSEKERGQLLRALSSDAIRGSLERHFGVALAFQNCHRVAVFPTEARGGETYTRFTSLRSQILNQSPEFRDC; from the coding sequence ATGTCGCTCGACGTCTCCCCGCAGTTGCTCGCCGATGCCGAGAAGGGCGAGGTGCGGGAGGAGGAGTTCGTGGAAACGGTGCGTACGTCGCTGCCGTACGCCTACGACCTGGTCGCCTCCCTCGTCGGTGAACTGCGCGCGGGTACCGCGGAGTTCGCCGACAACCAGACCCCGCCGCCGTCGGAGAAGGAGCGTGGGCAGCTGCTGCGGGCGCTGTCCAGCGACGCGATCCGGGGGAGTCTGGAGCGGCACTTCGGGGTGGCGCTCGCCTTCCAGAACTGCCATCGGGTGGCGGTCTTCCCGACGGAGGCGCGCGGCGGCGAGACGTACACGCGCTTCACGTCGCTGCGGTCGCAGATCCTCAACCAGTCGCCGGAGTTCCGCGACTGCTGA
- a CDS encoding SpoIIE family protein phosphatase produces the protein MGTDRDSAVTRQRFDVADAAPLLIDADGLVTSWTRDAERLFGYPAAEILGRSVRTLLVDEDDERIGRLAESHRALGGWSGILTARHRDGHRVKVMVRVVPTREATSPAPPAPPADPTASTPPRPTAWPAPRPGYPDPPRSTAPPRPTASPRSTALPTSTTPPQSTALPTSTTPPQSTALPTSTASPQPTTPPPSTSPSRSLKPPASPTPAAPEAGRPSARKPGTWPAAGSAGSPPHRQTAHAPVPAPPPAPQGTPRPPAPHRPAHWVALVSDATDAPGWDMSRTVLERMTARSPVGIAIVDTELRFVWSNAALERFGGGRAHERVGLRLAEVQPGLDAERIEERMRQVLETGVPVLDYEHVGRVRSSPYRETAHAMSFTRLEDDHGRPIGVYYTVVDVTERHRARTRLALLDRAGEHIGRTLDLGRTAQELADVVVPALADFVTVDLLDSVLRGAEPGPLGDGSVPLRRCAQQSVHAGVPEAVLEIGALASYAAGSPPVRALVSGRSWSEPRLDPLSAEWAKAIPGGRAVPADALGLHSVMIVPVRARGITLGITTFFRRDRQDPFDAVDLGLAEELVGRAAVCVDNARRYTRERDAALVLQRSLLPRRLPEQDAAEVAVRYRPADELTGLGGDWYDVIPLSGARLALVIGEVAGHGIDGAAAMGRLRTAVRTLADLDLPPDEVLAHLDDMVAKSARQEGPEPGTGSVQTVGARCLYVVHDPVSGTCSMAAAGPFAPALVAPGGAVTFPALPEGPALGVGGRPFEALEVELPEGTVIALHTDGLLAEASREALCRALARPEPSLDRHAQGVLDSLAPARPVDDVALLLARTRRLPAHRVASWELPSDPALVAEARKTTTRQLGTWGLDELAFTTELVVSELVTNAIRHAAGPIRLRLILERTLICEVFDGGATAPHLRHPRTTDEGGRGLFLISQFTQRWGTRFLPEGKVIWAEQSLADPPV, from the coding sequence GTGGGGACCGACAGGGACAGTGCCGTCACCCGTCAGCGCTTCGACGTGGCCGACGCCGCGCCGCTGCTGATCGACGCGGACGGGCTCGTGACGAGCTGGACCCGGGACGCCGAGCGGCTGTTCGGGTATCCGGCGGCCGAGATCCTGGGCCGCAGTGTGCGTACGCTCCTGGTCGACGAGGACGACGAACGCATCGGCAGGCTGGCCGAATCCCATCGCGCCCTCGGCGGCTGGTCCGGCATCCTCACCGCCCGCCACCGGGACGGCCACCGCGTCAAGGTGATGGTCCGCGTCGTACCGACCCGGGAAGCGACCAGCCCAGCGCCTCCGGCCCCACCGGCCGACCCGACCGCGTCGACCCCACCCCGGCCCACCGCCTGGCCCGCGCCCCGCCCCGGCTACCCCGACCCACCTCGATCCACCGCACCACCCCGGCCCACCGCTTCACCCCGGTCCACCGCTCTGCCCACGTCCACCACTCCACCTCAGTCCACCGCTCTGCCCACGTCCACCACTCCACCTCAGTCCACCGCTCTGCCCACGTCCACCGCGTCACCTCAGCCCACCACTCCACCCCCGTCCACCAGTCCATCCCGGTCCCTCAAGCCACCCGCGTCCCCAACTCCGGCCGCACCCGAGGCCGGACGCCCCTCGGCCCGGAAGCCGGGCACCTGGCCGGCCGCCGGGAGCGCCGGGAGCCCACCCCACCGGCAGACCGCGCACGCCCCCGTGCCCGCCCCTCCACCGGCACCGCAAGGCACCCCACGCCCGCCCGCGCCCCACCGCCCCGCCCACTGGGTGGCCCTCGTCTCCGATGCCACCGATGCGCCCGGCTGGGACATGAGCCGGACCGTGCTGGAGCGGATGACGGCGCGGTCGCCGGTCGGGATCGCGATCGTGGACACGGAGTTGCGGTTCGTGTGGTCGAACGCGGCGTTGGAGCGGTTCGGCGGCGGGCGGGCGCACGAGCGGGTCGGGCTCAGGCTCGCGGAGGTGCAGCCGGGCCTCGACGCGGAGCGCATCGAGGAGCGGATGCGGCAGGTGCTGGAGACCGGTGTGCCCGTGCTCGACTACGAGCACGTGGGCCGGGTGCGGTCGTCGCCGTACCGCGAGACCGCGCACGCGATGTCGTTCACACGGCTGGAGGACGACCACGGCCGGCCCATCGGCGTGTACTACACGGTGGTGGACGTGACGGAACGGCACCGCGCCCGTACCCGGCTGGCCCTGCTGGACCGGGCCGGGGAGCACATCGGCCGGACCCTCGACCTCGGGCGGACCGCGCAGGAGCTGGCGGACGTGGTCGTGCCGGCGCTCGCCGACTTCGTGACCGTGGACCTGCTGGACTCGGTGCTGCGCGGCGCCGAACCGGGGCCCCTCGGCGACGGTTCCGTCCCGCTGCGGCGGTGCGCCCAGCAGTCCGTCCACGCCGGAGTGCCGGAGGCCGTCCTGGAGATCGGCGCGCTCGCCTCGTACGCCGCCGGATCGCCCCCGGTGCGGGCGCTGGTCAGCGGGCGGTCGTGGTCGGAACCACGGCTGGACCCGTTGTCGGCGGAGTGGGCGAAGGCGATCCCGGGCGGCCGGGCGGTGCCCGCGGACGCGCTGGGCCTGCACAGCGTGATGATCGTGCCGGTGCGGGCGCGAGGCATCACGCTCGGCATCACCACGTTCTTCCGGCGCGACCGACAGGACCCTTTCGACGCGGTCGACCTGGGTCTCGCCGAGGAGTTGGTCGGCCGGGCCGCCGTCTGCGTCGACAACGCCCGCCGGTACACACGTGAACGCGACGCCGCACTGGTCCTCCAGCGCAGCCTGTTGCCACGCCGGCTGCCCGAGCAGGACGCGGCCGAGGTCGCCGTCCGCTACCGGCCCGCCGACGAACTGACCGGTCTCGGCGGCGACTGGTACGACGTCATCCCCCTCTCCGGCGCCCGCCTCGCCCTCGTCATCGGCGAGGTCGCGGGCCACGGCATCGACGGCGCCGCCGCGATGGGCCGCCTCCGTACGGCCGTACGCACCCTCGCCGACCTCGATCTGCCGCCGGACGAGGTGCTCGCCCACCTCGACGACATGGTCGCCAAGTCGGCGCGCCAGGAGGGACCCGAGCCTGGCACGGGCAGCGTCCAGACGGTCGGGGCGCGCTGTCTGTACGTCGTCCACGACCCGGTGTCCGGGACCTGCTCCATGGCCGCCGCCGGGCCGTTCGCCCCGGCCCTGGTCGCCCCCGGCGGCGCGGTCACCTTCCCCGCGCTGCCCGAGGGACCGGCGCTCGGCGTCGGCGGGCGGCCCTTCGAGGCGCTGGAGGTGGAGCTGCCCGAGGGCACGGTGATCGCCCTGCACACCGACGGGCTGCTCGCCGAGGCCTCCCGCGAGGCGCTGTGCCGTGCCCTGGCCCGGCCCGAGCCCTCCCTCGACCGGCACGCCCAGGGCGTCCTCGACTCCCTCGCCCCGGCCCGCCCCGTCGACGACGTCGCCCTCCTCCTGGCCCGCACCCGGCGGCTGCCCGCGCACCGGGTCGCGTCCTGGGAGCTGCCCTCCGACCCGGCGCTGGTCGCGGAGGCCCGCAAGACCACCACCCGGCAGCTCGGCACGTGGGGGCTGGACGAACTGGCGTTCACCACCGAACTGGTCGTCAGCGAGCTGGTGACCAACGCGATCCGGCACGCCGCCGGGCCCATCCGGCTCCGGCTCATCCTCGAACGCACCCTGATCTGCGAGGTGTTCGACGGCGGCGCCACCGCGCCCCATCTGCGCCACCCGCGCACCACCGACGAGGGCGGCCGCGGCCTCTTCCTCATCTCCCAGTTCACCCAGCGCTGGGGCACCCGCTTCCTCCCCGAAGGCAAGGTGATCTGGGCGGAACAGTCACTGGCGGATCCGCCGGTCTGA
- a CDS encoding helix-turn-helix domain-containing protein: MTKRSDVGDTACAYRRTGADPVRDISRLKTLTDREKEVLLLLGTGLGNRQLARELGIAERTVKAHVARIVEKLEQQTRLQAAVLSVLAHELLCADPRCACGSAAPLPRLVGASTV; encoded by the coding sequence ATGACCAAGAGGTCTGACGTAGGAGACACGGCTTGCGCCTACCGGCGCACGGGGGCCGATCCGGTCCGGGACATCAGCAGGCTCAAGACGCTGACGGACCGGGAGAAGGAAGTCCTGCTTCTGCTGGGCACGGGCCTGGGCAACCGGCAACTGGCCCGGGAACTCGGCATAGCCGAGCGGACGGTGAAGGCGCATGTCGCACGCATAGTGGAGAAGCTGGAGCAGCAGACGCGACTGCAGGCCGCGGTGCTCTCCGTCCTCGCCCACGAACTGCTGTGCGCCGATCCGCGGTGCGCCTGCGGCTCCGCCGCGCCTCTGCCCCGGCTCGTCGGGGCGTCCACGGTCTGA
- a CDS encoding SdrD B-like domain-containing protein, whose protein sequence is MVKRRTPGGVGLTLAFSAALVVGLAGQAVPAAPGARSTADGKAPGDGTVTVRVVDEVDADGAYDYGLEAGRDGVRVTLTDDHGHVVTRTTDSYGLARFDAAASPLRGGKYRVQAHNPRPGILQPAVAGSGDGPDVMRGNVGFVDVSGNRSATYTTGFWEPGLYCQENPDLVTCNLTKGDAPDTHKGLVRFAGTFSDTHPGGRVDQLTNNAQQQAVFGIANDRTGNTYMGTLVKRHAAYGPAGPTNTIYRRNSASGVSTFVTLPGSLTTHDPGDDWLRDNPVHGRVGREGIGDVDVSGDGRTLYAVNLNDSRLYAVPISGTGDGVYPGMYRSYVIPEPDDCAGYWHPYGIGVRGGRVLVGGVCGAEDTVTSDAPWGDPSQVTSHVYEFTRGSFDHLFRTAMNYPRGCAYRSAGLPTTSARCTKPSTVGQPLSAMWEAWNERVPEPAHSSLVSAPQPILSDIEIADNGDLVLGFRDRFGDMQGTATYPYNRDRPLVSAVAAGDVLRVCKSRTTYTLENNARCDSLYGARPNNDEGPGHGEFYDHSTRPADAHHDQVTQGGTVLQPFRNKLWSTVYDPFDHHPYEQGVRRWTADSGRAEGSLLIQGTWNAGLRERALLFGKANGLADLEPVCDQAPVQIGNRVWYDADGDGIKDPSEPAVPRVKVTLHPTSYGPDITTYTDANGEYHVGGQQGLRPNTTYQVSFDHGGISTKSLPGRPSRSALKWTVKGAGPSRALDSDVDSRGGTTVHVGDPGDVNHMVDAGLTRSVRLTLVKLDRKSDKPLAGAVLELWRDTNGVRGLQRRGLKKDRFVDDCATSRTGRCSFGSLLPGTYYLVETDVPEGYRLPERPVTGPYVLTPKNASYGTGLFTKLFDKRGEPCKGTKC, encoded by the coding sequence GTGGTGAAGCGAAGAACACCGGGGGGTGTGGGTCTGACGCTGGCCTTCTCTGCGGCGCTGGTGGTCGGACTGGCCGGCCAGGCGGTCCCCGCCGCCCCCGGCGCCAGGAGCACCGCGGACGGCAAGGCTCCCGGCGACGGCACCGTGACCGTACGGGTCGTCGACGAGGTGGATGCCGACGGGGCGTACGACTACGGGCTGGAGGCGGGCCGGGACGGTGTGCGGGTCACGCTGACCGACGACCACGGCCATGTGGTGACCCGGACGACCGACTCCTACGGCCTCGCCCGGTTCGACGCGGCGGCGTCCCCGCTGCGGGGCGGCAAGTACCGCGTCCAGGCCCACAACCCCCGGCCCGGCATCCTCCAGCCGGCGGTCGCGGGCTCCGGTGACGGCCCGGACGTCATGCGCGGCAACGTCGGCTTCGTGGATGTCTCCGGCAACCGGAGCGCGACGTACACGACCGGCTTCTGGGAGCCCGGGCTCTACTGCCAGGAGAACCCGGACCTGGTGACCTGCAACCTGACCAAGGGCGACGCGCCCGACACCCACAAGGGACTGGTCCGGTTCGCGGGGACCTTCTCCGACACCCACCCCGGCGGCAGGGTCGACCAGCTGACCAACAACGCCCAGCAGCAGGCCGTGTTCGGCATCGCCAACGACCGTACCGGCAACACGTACATGGGCACGCTGGTCAAGCGGCACGCGGCCTACGGCCCGGCGGGCCCGACCAACACGATCTACCGCCGGAACAGCGCCTCCGGGGTGAGCACCTTCGTCACCCTGCCGGGCTCGCTGACCACGCACGACCCGGGCGACGACTGGCTGCGCGACAACCCGGTCCACGGCAGGGTCGGCCGGGAGGGCATCGGCGACGTCGACGTCTCCGGCGACGGCAGGACCCTCTACGCGGTCAACCTCAACGACTCCAGGCTGTACGCCGTGCCGATCAGCGGCACCGGCGACGGGGTCTATCCCGGTATGTACCGGTCGTACGTCATCCCCGAGCCGGACGACTGCGCCGGCTACTGGCATCCGTACGGCATCGGGGTGCGCGGCGGGCGGGTACTCGTCGGCGGGGTGTGCGGCGCGGAGGACACGGTCACCTCGGACGCCCCGTGGGGCGACCCGTCCCAGGTCACCTCGCATGTCTACGAGTTCACCCGAGGGTCGTTCGACCACCTGTTCCGCACGGCGATGAACTACCCGCGCGGCTGTGCGTACCGGTCCGCCGGGCTGCCCACGACCAGCGCCCGCTGCACCAAGCCCTCCACCGTCGGGCAGCCGTTGAGCGCGATGTGGGAGGCGTGGAACGAGCGCGTCCCCGAGCCCGCGCACTCCTCCCTCGTCTCCGCGCCGCAGCCGATCCTGTCCGACATCGAGATCGCCGACAACGGCGACCTGGTCCTCGGCTTCCGCGACCGCTTCGGCGACATGCAGGGCACGGCGACGTACCCGTACAACCGTGACCGCCCCCTGGTCAGCGCCGTCGCCGCCGGTGACGTCCTGCGCGTCTGCAAGTCCCGTACGACGTACACGCTGGAGAACAACGCGCGGTGCGACTCGCTCTACGGGGCGCGGCCGAACAACGACGAGGGCCCGGGCCACGGCGAGTTCTACGACCACTCGACCAGGCCGGCGGACGCGCACCACGACCAGGTCACCCAGGGCGGCACGGTCCTCCAGCCGTTCCGGAACAAGCTGTGGAGCACGGTCTACGACCCGTTCGACCACCACCCGTACGAGCAGGGCGTACGCCGCTGGACCGCCGACAGCGGCCGGGCGGAGGGCAGTCTCCTGATCCAGGGGACCTGGAACGCCGGCCTCCGGGAACGCGCCCTGCTCTTCGGCAAGGCCAACGGGCTCGCCGACCTGGAGCCGGTCTGCGACCAGGCGCCCGTCCAGATCGGCAACCGCGTCTGGTACGACGCCGACGGCGACGGCATCAAGGACCCGTCCGAGCCGGCCGTCCCGCGGGTGAAGGTGACGCTCCACCCGACGTCGTACGGCCCCGACATCACGACGTACACGGACGCGAACGGTGAGTACCACGTCGGCGGTCAGCAGGGTCTGCGGCCGAACACCACCTACCAGGTGTCCTTCGACCACGGCGGCATCAGCACGAAGTCGCTGCCCGGCCGTCCGAGCCGCTCGGCCCTCAAGTGGACGGTGAAGGGGGCCGGTCCGAGCCGCGCGCTCGACTCCGACGTCGACTCCCGCGGCGGGACGACGGTCCACGTCGGTGACCCCGGCGACGTGAACCACATGGTCGACGCCGGCCTCACCAGGTCGGTGCGGCTGACCCTCGTGAAGCTCGACAGGAAGAGCGACAAGCCGCTGGCCGGCGCGGTCCTCGAGCTGTGGCGGGACACCAACGGCGTCCGCGGCCTCCAGCGGCGCGGCCTGAAGAAGGACAGGTTCGTCGACGACTGCGCCACCTCCCGCACCGGGCGCTGCTCCTTCGGCTCGCTCCTGCCCGGTACGTACTACCTGGTCGAGACGGACGTCCCCGAGGGCTACCGCCTGCCGGAACGGCCGGTCACCGGCCCGTACGTCCTCACCCCGAAGAACGCCTCGTACGGCACCGGCCTCTTCACGAAGCTCTTCGACAAGCGGGGAGAGCCGTGCAAGGGCACGAAGTGCTGA
- a CDS encoding DUF3515 domain-containing protein: protein MRRPSRRGQVAIGVGAAAAVVAGVLVAREVSSPALDVRPAARAGDPACTGIAGRYPARIVGESRDPVSVTGVASWGNGGVVLRCGLEPPAETGDPCVEVDGVDWVFREDRSAGSGYRILITYGRDPAVQAFVDDRITAIDGVLVDLSDVVRPIERSPDDECVAAPR from the coding sequence ATGAGGCGCCCTTCGAGGCGTGGGCAGGTCGCGATCGGGGTGGGTGCGGCCGCCGCGGTGGTCGCCGGGGTGCTCGTGGCCCGGGAGGTGTCCTCCCCCGCCCTCGACGTGCGGCCGGCCGCGCGGGCCGGGGACCCCGCCTGCACCGGGATCGCCGGCCGCTACCCCGCCCGGATCGTCGGCGAGTCCCGCGACCCCGTCTCCGTGACCGGCGTGGCCTCCTGGGGCAACGGCGGCGTGGTGCTGCGCTGCGGCCTCGAACCCCCGGCCGAGACCGGCGACCCGTGTGTCGAGGTCGACGGCGTCGACTGGGTGTTCAGGGAGGACCGGTCCGCCGGTTCCGGCTACCGCATCCTCATCACCTACGGCCGCGACCCCGCCGTACAGGCCTTCGTCGACGACCGGATCACGGCGATCGACGGCGTGCTGGTGGACCTCAGCGATGTGGTGAGACCGATCGAGCGGTCGCCCGACGACGAGTGCGTGGCCGCTCCGCGCTGA
- a CDS encoding ATP-binding protein translates to MRVAFVGKGGSGKTTLSALFARHLARSGAPLVAVDGDINQHLAHALGLDEDDDFGAPPLSSRTGEIKDYLRGTNPRIVSREAMVKTTPPGRGSRLLRLLGDDDVHGRHVEHVAGVPLMVTGAFDESDLGVACYHSKLGAVELYLNHLVDGPGEYVVVDMTAGADAFASGLFTRFDMTFLVVEPTRKSVSVYRQYREHAAEFGIPIAVVGNKVTGEDDLLFLKEHVGEDLLTHCVQSSYVRAQEQGREEGELEAHNLHALEQLKGAVDARTKDWATFQRHAVEFHLRNAAAWANDATGHDLAAQVDPEFRHGPQALAAAGSAAPSLVSF, encoded by the coding sequence ATGCGCGTGGCCTTCGTAGGCAAGGGCGGCAGCGGCAAGACGACGCTCTCCGCGCTCTTCGCCCGGCACCTCGCCCGGTCGGGCGCGCCGCTGGTGGCGGTCGACGGTGACATCAATCAGCACCTCGCGCACGCCCTCGGCCTCGACGAGGACGACGACTTCGGCGCGCCGCCGCTGAGTTCGCGCACCGGCGAGATCAAGGACTACCTGCGCGGCACGAACCCGCGGATCGTCTCCCGCGAGGCCATGGTCAAGACGACCCCGCCCGGCCGGGGTTCACGGCTGCTGCGGCTCCTCGGCGACGACGACGTCCACGGCCGGCACGTCGAGCACGTCGCCGGCGTTCCGCTCATGGTCACCGGCGCCTTCGACGAGAGCGACCTCGGCGTGGCCTGCTACCACTCCAAGCTCGGCGCGGTGGAGCTGTATCTCAACCATCTCGTCGACGGGCCCGGCGAGTACGTCGTCGTCGACATGACCGCGGGCGCCGACGCCTTCGCCTCGGGGCTCTTCACCCGGTTCGACATGACCTTCCTGGTCGTCGAGCCGACGCGGAAGAGTGTGTCCGTGTACCGGCAGTACCGGGAGCACGCCGCCGAGTTCGGCATCCCGATCGCCGTCGTCGGCAACAAGGTCACCGGCGAGGACGACCTCCTCTTCCTCAAGGAGCACGTCGGCGAGGACCTGCTGACGCACTGCGTGCAGTCGTCGTACGTCCGCGCGCAGGAACAGGGGCGGGAGGAGGGCGAGTTGGAGGCCCATAACCTGCATGCCCTGGAACAGCTGAAGGGCGCCGTCGACGCCCGTACGAAGGACTGGGCCACCTTCCAGCGCCACGCCGTCGAGTTCCACCTCCGCAACGCCGCCGCCTGGGCCAACGACGCCACCGGGCACGATCTGGCCGCCCAGGTGGACCCCGAGTTCCGCCACGGGCCCCAGGCGCTCGCCGCCGCCGGGTCCGCCGCCCCTTCCCTAGTCTCCTTCTGA
- a CDS encoding class I SAM-dependent methyltransferase, with the protein MTDDNAAGSPASDLPSPADGYVGDPAVRAEWDNRYADRQQLWSGRPNGALVAEVAGLTPGRVLDVGCGEGADAVWLARGGWDVTALDVSGVALERAAGHARDAGLAVHWVHAALTEAALPSASFDLVSAQYPALRRTPDAAAERALLAAVAPGGVLLLVHHAGMDTQQADEGGFDPADYVWPSMVADLLDDDWEVEVDEQRPRLSPDGGAGAHHTDDVVLRARRLR; encoded by the coding sequence GTGACTGACGACAACGCAGCAGGCTCGCCCGCGTCCGACCTTCCCTCGCCCGCCGACGGATACGTCGGAGATCCCGCGGTACGGGCGGAGTGGGACAACCGATACGCCGACCGACAACAGCTGTGGAGCGGCCGGCCCAACGGTGCGCTCGTGGCCGAGGTCGCCGGACTCACCCCCGGGCGGGTGCTCGACGTCGGCTGCGGCGAGGGCGCGGACGCCGTCTGGCTCGCGCGCGGCGGCTGGGACGTGACCGCGCTCGACGTCTCCGGCGTGGCGCTGGAGCGGGCGGCCGGGCACGCGCGGGACGCCGGCCTCGCCGTTCACTGGGTCCACGCCGCCCTCACCGAGGCGGCGCTCCCGTCGGCCTCCTTCGACCTGGTGTCCGCGCAGTACCCGGCCTTGCGGCGCACCCCCGACGCCGCGGCCGAGCGAGCACTGCTCGCGGCCGTCGCGCCCGGCGGCGTGCTGCTGCTCGTCCACCACGCGGGGATGGACACCCAGCAGGCGGACGAGGGCGGCTTCGACCCGGCCGACTACGTCTGGCCCTCGATGGTCGCCGATCTGCTCGACGACGACTGGGAGGTGGAGGTGGACGAGCAACGGCCACGCCTGTCACCCGACGGCGGCGCCGGCGCACACCACACCGACGACGTGGTGCTGCGGGCGCGCCGGCTGCGCTGA